Within the Pseudomonas chlororaphis subsp. aurantiaca genome, the region CAAGCCGGTTATGACGACGGTCGCAAAAGCTCTACGAGCGCGCTCACTCCCGATCAAACGCAAAGCACGTATATCGGGCTCAAACTCAACGTCCCCCTGTATACCGGCGGTAACAATAGTTCCAAGTTACGCGAGGCACTGGCGGAGAAAGAGCAAGCCGAAGATGAACTGGAGACGTCACGGCGTGAGACCGCCCTGGAGATCAAGCGGGCCTTTCTGGGGGTGACGACAGGCGCTTCGCAGATTAGCGCGTTGAAACAGGCGCTGGTCTCGGCCCAGAGTTCGCTGGCGTCGACCAAGTTGGGGCGTGAGGCGGGCACCCGTACCACCCTGGATGTCCTCAATGCCGAGCAGCAACTCTACTCGACCCGCAAAGACCTGGCCGAGGCGCGTTACACCTACCTGCAAAACCGCCTGAAACTCACCGCGTCGGTCGGCGAGCTCTCATTACACGATCTGCAAGTGGCCAATGCCGCGCTCCATTCGTGATCGGCCAATAACTGCTATTCAAACTTACTGATAATGTGATGACTGAAAAAATAACCTTGGAAACAAGCTCGGCGCTCGCGTGTGCCCGTTGCTTGTTGCAGTTGGCAGGAATCGATGTGGGGGCGCTGGATGACGAAGCGGCTCAATCATTGGAAGTGCCTGCGTCATTAAAGGCGGCGCTGGCCGATTTGGCCCGTCGGCAAAGCGTGAAGCTCGCGCTAAAAAAGTGCCGCTGGACGCAGCTGAAACCAGGACAATTACCACTGGCCTATCGCCGGGTGGACGGCAGCTTTGCCGTCCTGGCGCGCCTCTCGAATGAGCAGGCGTTGGTCCAGCTGGCCGATCAAGCGAACCCGGTGCTCATGACCCCGGCGCAACTCGAGGAGGACTGGGCTGGGGAGATCTTGACCCTTGATATGGCGGCGCTGCGTTTTGACATACGCTGGTTTATTCCGGCGTTTGCCCAGCATAAGCGCTTGCTGCTGGAAGTGTTGTTGTTCTCGTTCCTGCTGCAAATCCTCGCCCTGTTATCACCCTTGGCGTTTCAAGTGGTGATGGATAAGGTCATCGTCCACGAGGCGCTCGCCACCCTGGATGTGATTGCCCTGGGCTTGATCGCTGCGGCGCTGGTCGAAGTGCTACTTAAGGGATTACGCGAATACCTGCTAAGCCATACCTCGGCGCGCATCGATGCGAAGCTGGGCGGCGATCTGGTCAGTCACCTGCTGGGCTTGCCCCTGGCGTTTTTTCGCAGCCGCTCGGTGGGCGTGATTGTGTCGCGGGTCCGCGAGGCGGACACGATCCGCGAGTTCCTCACTGGCGCGGCGATGGGGCTCAGCGTGGACCTGCTCTTCACCGTGGTGTTCTTGCTGGTGATGTCGCTGTTGTCGCTCAAGCTGACGTGCCTGGTGCTGCTGTCGTTACCGGTTTACGCGCTGATCGCCGGCGCCAGTACGCCCTTCCTGCAACAACGCATCGAGACCCTGTTTCATCACGGGGCGCGCAGCTCCAGTCTGTTGGCCGAGTCCCTGGGCGGGATCGAGACGATCAAGGGGCTGGCGGTGGAGCCGCGCATGCAACGCCGCTGGGAAGCCATTACCCGCGATCAGGTCGGCAGCGGCTTTCAGACCCAGAGCTTGCAGACCCTGATCAATCAGGCCGTGCAGTGGGTGCAAAAGCTCGTTTCGGTGTTGATTTTATGGATCGGCGCCAACGAGGTGTTGGCGTTGCATCTCACGGTCGGCCAACTGATCGCCTTCAACATGCTGGCCAACCATGCGAGCCAACCGGTCAGCCGGCTGGTCGAGTTATGGCAGCAGTTCGTCCAGGCGCGCGTCGCGGTGGATCGCCTGGGGGACATTCTGAACCTGCCGGTCGAACAGGACGGTGGGCAGCGCCGTTTGCCACACCAGCTGCAAGGAGCCATCGAGTTACAGGACGTACAGTTCAGGTACCGGCCCGATCTGCCCCTGACGCTGGATGGTATTTCTCTCTCCATCCGCGCCGGTGAAACGCTGGGCGTCGTGGGCCCTTCCGGTTCGGGTAAATCGACCTTGACCCGCCTGATGCAGAAACTGTATTTGCCGCAAGCGGGCAGCATCCTGATCGATGGCGAGCTCTTGGATGAACTGCAACCGGTGGCGTTGCGCCAACACATCGGTGTGGTACTGCAGGAGAATTTTCTGTTCCAGCGCAGTGTGCGTGACAACATCGCCCTGCGGGCGCCGACCGCCGCGTTGGAGGACGTGATGCGGGTTGCCAAGCTGGCCGGCGCGCACGACTTCATCCTCAAATTGCCGATGGGCTACGACACCCTGATCGCCGAGGGCGGCACCTCGCTCTCCGGTGGGCAACGCCAGCGGCTGGCGATCGCGCGGGCGCTGCTGACCAACCCGAGGATTCTGATCTTCGATGAAGCGACCAGCGCGCTCGACGAGGAATCCCAAGCGATCATTCGCGACAACATGCCGCAGATCGCCCACGGCCGCACCGTCATTGTGATTGCCCATCGCCTCTCCACAGTGCGCGATTGCGATCGCATCATCGTCCTGGATAAGGGCCGGATCAGCGAAGCCGGCAGTCATGCCCAGCTCATGGCGCTGGAGGGCACTTACCGGCGCCTGTGGCAATTACAAGAAGACCTTTCTTCGGAAGACCTTTCTTCGGAACACGATCATGATCATTGACCGACTACTCCCCTCGCTGCGCGCGCGCGTCAAGGCGAACAGCAAACCCGACGAAGCCTATGAGTTTCTCCCCGGCTACCTAGAGATCCTGCACCGTCCGCCATCGCCCTGGGCACGCCGGTTGGCGCTGGGGCTGGCGCTGTTTGTGGTGCTGATCATCCTCTGGTCGGTGATGGGGATCCTGGACATCAACGCCAGTGCCACGGGGCAGATCATCGACTCCTCCCGCTCCAAGCTCATCCAGCCGCTGGAGCCCGCGCAGGTGCTGGCGATACACGTCGAGGATGGCCAGCGCGTCAAGGAAGGCGACCCGCTTATCGACCTCAAACTCATTGGGGCTTCGGCCGACGTGCAACGCTTGAACGACCAGGTCACCGCCAATCGGTTGGAGGTGGCGCGCCTGAAAGCCTTGCTCAGCGAGACGCCGTTTCAAGCCTTTGTGCCGCCGCCGGGTATTGCGCAGAGCGACATCGAGGCCACGCGCCAACACCTGACCAGCGAATGGCAGGCCGTGCAGTCGCGACTGCGCGACCTCGATTCGGAAATCGACATCACCGAAGCCAACTACCAGGCCGTGAGCCACGACCTCAACGAGATGGGCAAATTGCGGGTCAACGTTGAATCACGGGTCCATTCGGCGCGTGTGCTCGCGGAAAAAGGCGTGGTGGCCCAAGTCGCCTTGCTGGAAAAAACCAAGGAACTGCTCGAGCTCGACCAGCGCCTGGAACAGCAACGCCAGCAACAAAAGGTGCTGAGCGCCCAACGGCTCAATTTGCGGGATCGCAAGCGCAGCTACCTGGCGCAAACGCGGCGCGAATACAGCGACAAATTCACGCAAACCTCCAATACCCTCGCCGAGCAGGAACAGGAGTTGGCCAAGGCGACAGAACGCCGCGGTTTGCAGCAATTGCGTTCACCGGTCAGTGGCCTAGTACAGCAATTGGCGATTCATACCGTCGGCGGTGTTGTCACGGCGGCCCAGGTGTTGATGGTGGTCGTACCGGATGCCGCCGAACTCGAGGCGCAAGTCAATATCCTGAACAAAGACGTCGGCTTTGCGGCGCCGGGCCAGGCGGTTGAAGTCAAGGTCGATACCTTCCCCTATAGCCGCTACGGCACAGTCCCTGCGGTCGTGACTTTCGTGTCGCATGATGCCGTCAAGGACGAGCGCCTGGGCTTCGTCTTTCCGGCGTATGTGCGCCTGAGCCAGTCCTACATCATGGTCGATGGCGAGCGCAAAGCACTGCAGGCGGGCATGAGCGTGGTGGCCGAGATCAAGACGGGAACGCGCCGGGTCATCGATTACCTGTTAAGCCCGGTACGCGAATACCAAGCGACCGCCATGCGAGAACGTTGAAATGAGCATGATCGAACACCACAGCACTGCGCCCGACAGTACGGCGCAAGACACGGGACTCTTATGTTTGGCGCAGGCGGCGGAGCACTTCGACATCGCCGTGCTGCCGCGTCGGCTGGCGCATCGCCTGGGTCGCGAGCAGGGCGCAGCCACGACCCAGGAACTCTGTCGATTGGCGCTCTGGATCGGCTTGCGCGCCCGCGTCGTCGACTTCAGCGGCGAGCACTTGCAAGATATCCCCACGCCCGCGTTGGTGCCGGGACCGGCCGGATTCACGGTGCTGAGCAAGATCGACGCCGAGACTGCGACGATCTGGTCCCCCCAGGAGTCGGTCACACGACAGATACCGTTGACGGTCTTCGTTCAACTGTGCAGTGGTCCACTCCTGTTGCTGGGCGAGGAGCTCGAATCGCGTAAACGGGTGCCCTTCGGCTTTCGCTGGTTCCTGCCCTCGATCTTGCGCCACACTCAGCAATTTTATTGGGTGATGGCGATTTCGCTGAACCTGCAGCTGATCGCCCTGGTCAGCCCCTTGTTCTTCCAGAGCGTCACCGACAAGGTGCTCGTGAGCCGTGCGGGCGATAGCCTGCAGGTCCTGGCGGTCGGACTCCTGGGGTTGGCCGTGGTCGAACCTATATTCGCCTTTGTGCGCAGTTGGCTGTTCGGCAACCTGGCCAGCAAGGTCAACGCGGAACTGGAGGGGAGGGTGTTTGGCCATCTGATGGCGTTGTCGCTGACCTACTTCCGG harbors:
- a CDS encoding peptidase domain-containing ABC transporter; this encodes MTEKITLETSSALACARCLLQLAGIDVGALDDEAAQSLEVPASLKAALADLARRQSVKLALKKCRWTQLKPGQLPLAYRRVDGSFAVLARLSNEQALVQLADQANPVLMTPAQLEEDWAGEILTLDMAALRFDIRWFIPAFAQHKRLLLEVLLFSFLLQILALLSPLAFQVVMDKVIVHEALATLDVIALGLIAAALVEVLLKGLREYLLSHTSARIDAKLGGDLVSHLLGLPLAFFRSRSVGVIVSRVREADTIREFLTGAAMGLSVDLLFTVVFLLVMSLLSLKLTCLVLLSLPVYALIAGASTPFLQQRIETLFHHGARSSSLLAESLGGIETIKGLAVEPRMQRRWEAITRDQVGSGFQTQSLQTLINQAVQWVQKLVSVLILWIGANEVLALHLTVGQLIAFNMLANHASQPVSRLVELWQQFVQARVAVDRLGDILNLPVEQDGGQRRLPHQLQGAIELQDVQFRYRPDLPLTLDGISLSIRAGETLGVVGPSGSGKSTLTRLMQKLYLPQAGSILIDGELLDELQPVALRQHIGVVLQENFLFQRSVRDNIALRAPTAALEDVMRVAKLAGAHDFILKLPMGYDTLIAEGGTSLSGGQRQRLAIARALLTNPRILIFDEATSALDEESQAIIRDNMPQIAHGRTVIVIAHRLSTVRDCDRIIVLDKGRISEAGSHAQLMALEGTYRRLWQLQEDLSSEDLSSEHDHDH
- a CDS encoding HlyD family type I secretion periplasmic adaptor subunit, with product MPSSWRWRALTGACGNYKKTFLRKTFLRNTIMIIDRLLPSLRARVKANSKPDEAYEFLPGYLEILHRPPSPWARRLALGLALFVVLIILWSVMGILDINASATGQIIDSSRSKLIQPLEPAQVLAIHVEDGQRVKEGDPLIDLKLIGASADVQRLNDQVTANRLEVARLKALLSETPFQAFVPPPGIAQSDIEATRQHLTSEWQAVQSRLRDLDSEIDITEANYQAVSHDLNEMGKLRVNVESRVHSARVLAEKGVVAQVALLEKTKELLELDQRLEQQRQQQKVLSAQRLNLRDRKRSYLAQTRREYSDKFTQTSNTLAEQEQELAKATERRGLQQLRSPVSGLVQQLAIHTVGGVVTAAQVLMVVVPDAAELEAQVNILNKDVGFAAPGQAVEVKVDTFPYSRYGTVPAVVTFVSHDAVKDERLGFVFPAYVRLSQSYIMVDGERKALQAGMSVVAEIKTGTRRVIDYLLSPVREYQATAMRER